From one Lolium rigidum isolate FL_2022 chromosome 4, APGP_CSIRO_Lrig_0.1, whole genome shotgun sequence genomic stretch:
- the LOC124649723 gene encoding pentatricopeptide repeat-containing protein At5g16860 — MLFNLPKITTPIGVRFISGANAACFGRNASPIHFAALLKECRSVNAVRQVHQQLIASGLLSYPASLLAVSFPPLPSEPFVSPKSLGTGVVAAYLACGSTNEALSALEHVTPSPPVWWNLLIRQHIKEGHLDHAIAISCRMLRAGTRPDHFTLPHVLKACGELPSYRCGITFHGVICRNGFDSNVFICNALVAMYARCGSLEEASLVFEEITMKGIDDVISWNSIVAAHAKHKNPWTALDMFSRMAMIVHEKATNDRSDIISIVNILPACASLKALPQTREIHGHAIRHGTFPDAFVGNALVDTYAKCGSMKDAVKVFNMMEFKDVVSWNAMVTGYSQSGNFEAAFEMFKNMRKQNIALDVVTWTAVIAGYAQRGCGQEALNIFRQMVFSGSEPNSVTIISLLSACASLGACSHGMETHAHSLKNGLLSLDNHFGGDGDDEDLMVHNALVDMYSKCRIFKAARSIFDSIPRKERNVVTWTVMIGGYAQYGDSNDALILFSEMTSKPYPVAPNAFTISCALMACAHLSALRMGKQIHAYLVRQHRYEASTYFVANCLIDMYSKCGDVSTARYVFDGMPRRNAISWTSMMTGYGMHGRGNEALEIFDKMQRAGFAPDDISFLVVLYACSHSGMVDRGLAYFDSMSKDYGVAACAEHYACVIDLLARSGRLDKAWSIVKDMPMEPTAVVWVALLSACRVHSNVELAEYALSKLVEMNAENDGSYTLISNIYAKAGRWKDVARIRNLMKNSGIKKRPGCSWVQGKKGTASFFVGDRSHSLSPQIYALLESLIDRIKSMGYVPETDFALHDVDDEEKNNLLVEHSEKLALAYGLLTTSPGTPIRITKNLRVCGDCHTAFTYISKIVDHEIIVRDPSRFHHFKNGSCSCGGYW, encoded by the coding sequence ATGCTTTTCAACTTGCCAAAAATCACGACGCCAATCGGAGTACGCTTCATCTCTGGTGCAAATGCAGCATGCTTTGGTCGAAATGCTTCTCCTATTCATTTCGCTGCCCTGTTGAAGGAATGCAGGTCTGTGAATGCAGTTCGGCAAGTTCACCAGCAGCTAATTGCTTCGGGTCTTCTCTCTTATCCAGCATCTTTGTTGGCAGTGTCATTTCCACCGTTGCCATCTGAACCATTTGTATCACCAAAATCTTTGGGTACTGGTGTTGTAGCTGCTTATCTTGCCTGTGGCTCTACAAATGAGGCTCTCTCAGCGTTGGAGCATGTTACACCATCACCACCTGTCTGGTGGAACCTACTCATCCGACAACACATCAAAGAGGGCCACCTTGACCATGCAATTGCGATATCTTGTCGCATGCTGCGTGCTGGAACCAGGCCAGACCATTTTACTCTGCCGCATGTACTAAAAGCCTGTGGAGAGCTACCTTCGTACCGATGTGGTATCACATTCCACGGAGTTATATGTCGCAATGGCTTTGACTCGAATGTCTTTATATGCAATGCACTGGTGGCGATGTATGCCCGTTGTGGTTCACTTGAGGAAGCCAGTCTGGTGTTTGAGGAAATAACTATGAAGGGAATTGATGATGTTATCTCATGGAATTCAATTGTTGCGGCCCATGCTAAACATAAAAATCCATGGACTGCGCTGGATATGTTCTCGAGAATGGCAATGATTGTCCACGAGAAGGCTACAAATGACAGGTCTGACATCATTAGCATTGTGAACATTCTTCCTGCATGTGCTTCTCTAAAGGCACTGCCTCAAACTAGAGAAATTCATGGCCATGCCATCCGACATGGTACATTTCCAGATGCTTTTGTAGGCAATGCTCTGGTTGATACTTATGCAAAATGTGGTTCGATGAAGGATGCAGTAAAGGTTTTCAATATGATGGAATTCAAAGACGTTGTCTCTTGGAATGCAATGGTGACTGGGTATTCCCAAAGTGGGAACTTTGAGGCGGCCTTTGAGATGTTCAAGAATATGCGCAAGCAAAATATTGCATTAGACGTGGTGACCTGGACCGCTGTAATTGCCGGGTATGCTCAGAGAGGATGCGGCCAAGAGGCTCTCAATATTTTCCGACAAATGGTTTTTTCTGGGTCAGAGCCAAATTCTGTTACAATCATCTCTTTGTTGTCTGCTTGTGCTTCCTTGGGAGCATGTTCTCATGGTATGGAAACTCACGCCCACTCTTTGAAGaatggtcttctatctttggataATCAttttggtggtgatggtgatgatgaggaTCTCATGGTGCACAATGCATTAGTAGATATGTACTCAAAGTGCAGAATCTTCAAAGCTGCGCGTTCCATATTTGATTCTATACCCCGGAAGGAACGTAATGTAGTGACTTGGACTGTTATGATAGGTGGGTATGCACAGTATGGGGACTCAAACGATGCCCTCATTCTTTTCTCAGAGATGACCTCGAAACCATACCCAGTTGCCCCAAATGCATTTACAATTTCCTGCGCCCTGATGGCCTGTGCACATCTGTCAGCCCTGCGTATGGGTAAGCAGATTCATGCTTATCTGGTTCGTCAACATCGATATGAAGCATCTACATACTTCGTGGCAAACTGTCTTATTGATATGTACTCAAAGTGTGGTGATGTCAGTACAGCTAGGTATGTGTTTGATGGCATGCCTCGAAGGAATGCCATTTCTTGGACATCAATGATGACAGGATACGGAATGCATGGTCGTGGTAATGAGGCCCTGGAGATATTTGACAAGATGCAAAGGGCAGGCTTTGCTCCTGATGATATATCATTCCTGGTTGTTCTATATGCTTGCAGCCATTCTGGAATGGTCGATCGAGGCCTGGCATACTTTGACAGCATGAGTAAAGACTATGGTGTGGCCGCATGTGCAGAGCATTATGCTTGTGTTATTGACTTGCTGGCCCGCTCTGGGCGATTAGATAAGGCATGGAGTATTGTTAAGGACATGCCAATGGAACCTACAGCAGTAGTCTGGGTCGCATTACTTAGTGCCTGTAGAGTACATTCAAATGTGGAACTTGCTGAATATGCTCTTAGCAAGCTAGTTGAGATGAATGCAGAGAATGATGGATCTTACACACTCATCTCCAACATATATGCTAAAGCGGGGCGCTGGAAGGATGTAGCCAGAATCAGAAACCTGATGAAAAACTCAGGTATTAAGAAAAGACCTGGCTGTAGTTGGGTCCAGGGCAAGAAAGGAACTGCATCATTCTTTgttggagatagatcgcattctcTATCCCCTCAGATTTATGCTCTTCTGGAGAGCTTGATTGATCGCATCAAATCCATGGGTTATGTCCCTGAGACAGATTTTGCACTGCACGATGTTGATGATGAGGAGAAAAATAACCTTCTTGTTGAGCACAGCGAGAAGCTTGCTCTCGCATATGGCCTCCTCACAACTTCCCCTGGTACTCCAATAAGGATCACAAAGAACTTGCGAGTTTGTGGTGATTGCCACACTGCGTTCACGTACATCTCAAAGattgttgaccatgagatcattgtGCGGGATCCCAGTCGTTTCCATCATTTTAAGAATGGCTCGTGTTCTTGTGGTGGCTATTGGTGA